One segment of Micromonospora parathelypteridis DNA contains the following:
- a CDS encoding contractile injection system protein, VgrG/Pvc8 family, which yields MTSVAPRALIVLLDGAELAGAARQRVRSLRVAARLDQPTQAELVLATTAGTGALDPAVHPGTTLDVRLADHTEALFSGEVTAVEVEYAADGAAVLRLRAYDPLHRLRKRQGLRVFTSVTAAELARELCGEVGLDVTAEVDGPRLERLLQHRHSDLELLREVAGRAGLHLAADGSGIRLITLAGYGEPVALTLGAGVHTLRLSTNADQASGASAALGWHPQRAEVISQQADEARCGRPAGDRPDPADVGADGVRTVVDQPGRSDDELAALAQARLDTRAATLVTAEGVAEGDPALRPGRRVDLSGVPDPVAGAYVLTEVVHTVDGNGHLTRFSTVPPATPAALTGGAVVTLGTVTDVADPDGLGRVRLTLPAYGDLDAGWLAVLCPGAGRGKGLVALPDPDDTVLVVLPGGEPASGIVLGSLFGAVEPYDAGIDDGKARRWTLRTAGGQSIVVDDVQRSLRLATEGGSFLELTPDLATLHAASDLVISAPGRAMVVRARSVDFLHAESTEDSTTAARQARSLARAHHEGGG from the coding sequence ATGACCAGCGTCGCGCCCCGGGCGTTGATCGTCCTGCTCGACGGTGCAGAGCTGGCCGGTGCGGCCCGCCAGCGGGTTCGCTCGCTGCGGGTGGCAGCGCGACTCGACCAGCCCACGCAGGCAGAGCTGGTGCTCGCCACCACCGCCGGGACCGGCGCGCTCGACCCGGCGGTGCACCCCGGCACGACACTCGACGTACGGCTCGCCGACCATACCGAGGCCCTGTTCAGCGGGGAGGTCACCGCCGTGGAGGTCGAGTACGCCGCCGACGGGGCGGCGGTGCTGCGGCTGCGGGCGTACGACCCGCTGCATCGGCTGCGTAAGCGGCAGGGGTTGCGGGTCTTCACCTCGGTGACCGCCGCCGAGCTGGCCCGGGAGCTGTGCGGCGAGGTGGGGTTGGACGTGACCGCGGAGGTCGACGGACCACGGCTGGAACGGCTGCTGCAGCACCGGCACAGCGATCTGGAGCTGCTACGCGAGGTGGCCGGCCGGGCCGGGCTGCACCTGGCCGCCGACGGCAGCGGAATCCGGCTGATCACTCTGGCCGGGTACGGCGAGCCGGTCGCGCTGACCCTCGGCGCGGGCGTGCACACCCTGCGGCTGTCCACCAACGCCGACCAGGCCAGCGGTGCCAGCGCGGCGCTGGGCTGGCACCCGCAGCGGGCCGAGGTGATCAGCCAACAGGCTGACGAGGCGCGCTGCGGCCGACCCGCCGGCGACCGCCCGGACCCGGCCGACGTGGGTGCCGACGGGGTACGCACCGTCGTCGACCAGCCCGGCCGCAGCGACGACGAGTTGGCGGCGCTGGCCCAGGCGCGACTGGACACCCGCGCGGCCACGCTGGTCACCGCCGAGGGGGTGGCCGAGGGCGACCCGGCGCTACGGCCGGGCCGACGGGTCGACCTGAGCGGTGTGCCCGACCCGGTCGCCGGGGCGTACGTGCTGACCGAGGTGGTGCACACCGTGGACGGCAACGGGCATCTGACGCGGTTCTCCACGGTGCCGCCGGCCACCCCGGCGGCGCTGACCGGCGGCGCGGTGGTCACCCTCGGCACCGTCACCGACGTCGCCGACCCGGACGGGCTGGGCCGGGTCCGTCTGACCCTGCCGGCGTACGGGGACCTGGACGCCGGCTGGCTCGCCGTGCTCTGCCCCGGTGCCGGGCGCGGCAAGGGTCTGGTGGCGCTCCCCGATCCGGACGACACCGTGCTGGTGGTGCTGCCCGGTGGCGAGCCGGCCTCGGGCATCGTGCTCGGTTCGCTGTTCGGCGCTGTCGAGCCGTACGACGCGGGCATCGACGACGGGAAGGCGCGTCGCTGGACGCTGCGTACCGCCGGCGGGCAGTCGATCGTCGTCGACGACGTGCAACGCAGTCTGCGGCTCGCCACCGAGGGCGGCAGCTTTCTGGAACTGACCCCCGATCTGGCCACTCTGCACGCGGCGTCCGACCTGGTGATCTCCGCACCCGGCCGGGCCATGGTGGTGCGCGCCCGCAGCGTGGACTTCCTGCACGCGGAGTCGACCGAGGACTCGACGACTGCGGCGCGGCAGGCCCGTTCGCTCGCCCGCGCCCACCACGAAGGAGGCGGCTGA
- a CDS encoding GPW/gp25 family protein, which yields MRAFRFVGAGFDAGRTGGLALTAAGGLAMTEGDESVRQALFLLLSTTPGERLMRPGYGSRLHRLVFAPNDDTTAGLAIHYVRQAIARWEPRVEVIDVDAGPDPDDAWRLVIRLDYRVRASLTPGQLVFSVDLLPADEHAQGGAS from the coding sequence ATGAGGGCCTTCCGCTTCGTCGGCGCCGGCTTCGACGCCGGCCGTACCGGCGGCCTGGCGCTCACCGCGGCCGGCGGCCTGGCGATGACCGAGGGCGACGAGAGCGTACGACAGGCGCTGTTTCTGCTCCTGTCGACCACGCCGGGCGAGCGGCTGATGCGACCCGGGTACGGGTCCCGGCTGCACCGGCTCGTCTTCGCGCCCAACGACGACACCACGGCTGGACTGGCCATCCACTACGTCCGGCAGGCCATCGCCCGCTGGGAGCCCCGGGTCGAGGTGATCGACGTGGACGCCGGACCGGACCCGGACGACGCGTGGCGGCTGGTGATCCGGCTGGACTACCGGGTGCGGGCCAGCCTGACGCCCGGGCAGCTGGTCTTCTCCGTGGACCTGCTCCCGGCCGACGAGCACGCGCAGGGAGGAGCGTCATGA